One genomic window of Daphnia pulex isolate KAP4 chromosome 10, ASM2113471v1 includes the following:
- the LOC124204954 gene encoding chymotrypsinogen A-like, which produces MSAKMIVLLAIVTLLSFCCSPASSFAFLPRVSHTDDAIVIDFVFDSVAGVGYAPSYQGKTLYGQITNPGFVPLPSFNPYYPAMYRQQKQTPNGFVYSYGYPNPLALEDVLPVRQAATAAAPACGTGPAVMPTSRELINQRVVGGIDAKKNAWPFLVALKKSDGSLFCTGSLISDTRVLLAAQCLEKMSLFQFSTVTILVGMFSVDQSDVQMTRRISKMFLHRQYNSATYANDIAIIVMDSPVVLAKGVAATVCLPPAGTADEYVDQDAIIMGWGNTTTIKVLQQAKVSIQSNGDCKTDTTVGRYVSDSTTCITSATTNKFSCVIDVGGPVVILPSPGAWTIVGINSYTKDCATNGLKTRVSAYRAWINQYLTKA; this is translated from the exons ATGTCAGCAAAAATGATCGTGTTATTAGCGATCGTGACTCTGCTGAGCTTCTGCTGCAGCCCGGCGTCCAGTTTCGCCTTCCTTCCTCGCGTCTCTCATACAGACGACGCCATCGTCATCGATT TTGTTTTCGATTCAGTTGCCGGTGTGGGATATGCTCCATCTTATCAAGGCAAGACGCTGTACGGCCAAATAACCAATCCAGGATTCGTGCCGCTGCCATCCTTCAATCCTTATTACCCAGCCATGTATCGCCAGCAGAAGCAGACGCCCAATGGATTTGTCTACTCATACGGTTATCCTAACCCCCTTGCTCTTGAAGATGTTTTGCCCGTTAGGCAAGCAGCAACTGCAGCAGCGCCTGCGTGCGGCACTGGACCGGCCGTCATGCCCACTTCACGAGAATTGATCAACCAAAGGGTCGTTGGCGGAATCGACGCCAAGAAGAATGCTTGGCCATTCCTT gTAGCCCTGAAAAAAAGTGATGGTTCATTATTTTGCACGGGAAGTTTGATTAGTGACACACGAGTTTTATTGGCGGCCCAGTGCCTGGAAAA AATGTCTCTGTTCCAGTTCAGTACTGTGACCATATTGGTTGGGATGTTTTCAGTGGATCAATCTGACGTCCAAATGACGAGGAGGATCAGCAAAATGTTTCTTCACAGGCAATACAATTCTGCCACCTAC GCCAATGATATCGCCATCATTGTAATGGACTCTCCCGTAGTTCTTGCCAAGGGTGTTGCTGCCACTGTTTGCTTGCCACCGGCCGGCACCGCTGACGAATACGTCGACCAGGATGCCATTATTATGGGATGGGGAAATA CCACAACGATCAAAGTCCTGCAACAAGCCAAGGTTTCGATTCAGTCCAACGGCGACTGCAAGACGGACACGACTGTTGGCAGATATGTTTCGGACAGCACTACCTGCATTACTTCTGCTACTACTAACAAATTCTCATGCGTG ATTGACGTCGGCGGCCCAGTAGTCATCCTCCCTTCTCCAGGAGCCTGGACCATAGTCGGAATCAACAGTTACACCAAGG ATTGCGCTACCAATGGCCTTAAAACCAGAGTGTCGGCATACAGGGCATGGATTAACCAATACTTGACCAAGGCTTAA
- the LOC124204955 gene encoding probable methyltransferase-like protein 24 — protein sequence MSLPCCNWKPRITARKCLKTFGACVLGLAIIAIIDPYPGLKTTEINAALMQGAAGGHCYSSSYWDALLDSESLTGYQLLQYVMWTNSSSCLLSHDFGGVLVQNPPGIDGQKAVCLDPHVAPNPADCLVYSFGINDEWSFDEQMEKYGCQVFAFDPSMAKGQHDHSPGIHFYDWGLADRDGMDSEKNWTLRSLSSIYSDLTARHGHKKIDYLKIDAEFAEWIALPQMIQSGMLANVRQLAVEIHLNKSESIDKNRDYAKLLRSIERMGFVRFDSKYNPWSITHFLHLGLFSVPFAYEIAWYNENLLSGFYL from the coding sequence ATGTCACTGCCGTGCTGTAACTGGAAGCCTCGCATAACCGCCAGGAAATGTCTGAAAACATTTGGTGCATGCGTGTTGGGTTTGGCAATTATCGCAATTATCGACCCCTACCCCGGTTTAAAAACGACGGAAATCAACGCCGCTCTGATGCAAGGAGCAGCAGGAGGCCACTGTTATTCGTCGTCGTACTGGGACGCTCTGCTGGACTCGGAATCCTTGACAGGATACCAACTTTTGCAATACGTCATGTGGACCAACAGCTCGTCTTGTCTGCTGTCACACGACTTTGGCGGCGTATTGGTCCAAAATCCGCCGGGCATCGATGGGCAGAAGGCTGTTTGCCTCGATCCTCATGTGGCTCCCAATCCGGCGGATTGTCTCGTTTATTCCTTCGGCATCAACGACGAGTGGTCGTTTGACGAGCAAATGGAAAAATACGGATGCCAAGTATTTGCCTTCGATCCTTCAATGGCCAAGGGGCAACACGACCACAGTCCCGGCATTCACTTTTACGACTGGGGATTGGCTGATCGGGATGGAATGGATAGTGAGAAAAATTGGACACTTCGTTCACTCTCGTCCATCTACAGCGATCTGACTGCACGTCACGGCCACAAGAAAAtcgattatttgaaaattgacgCCGAATTTGCCGAATGGATTGCTCTGCCGCAGATGATCCAGTCGGGCATGTTGGCCAATGTCCGTCAGTTGGCTGTCGAGATTCATCTCAACAAATCAGAATCGATCGACAAAAATCGTGACTACGCCAAACTGTTGAGATCCATCGAGAGAATGGGATTCGTCCGATTTGATTCCAAATACAACCCGTggtccattacacattttctACATTTGGGATTATTTTCTGTACCTTTTGCTTATGAGATTGCCTGGTATAACGAGAATCTCCTGAGTGGCTTTTATCTCTGA
- the LOC124204540 gene encoding ervatamin-B-like has translation MKFFLACATIAIALIVVSVVRRTATDPWKEYKTKYGKSYTETHDAQRKQLFLATDAFIAKHNSQTKATFLMEHNQFSDMTTAEFQKYLGLVMPDNRTRSLESLITIEVKDQTIPTSLDYRSNDCLPPVKNQGQCGSCWAFGAIAPIEFAQCKKYGSLVVLSEQQLIDCDPYDSGCGGGWYTNAWNYLQNVAGGSAQQSLYPYTGNGDSCKFTSSMIGARISAYGYLETPNAANMQAALQIYGPISVAITVVSSFQNYASGVYTDSACDNMNVNHAVVVVGWGTANGIDYWIVRNSWGTGWGQSGYILMERGVNRCQIESYPAAVIV, from the exons atgaagttttttctCGCATGCGCCACCATCGCCATCGCCTTGATCGTCGTGTCTGTCGTTCGCCGAACAGCAACTGATCCCTGGAAGGAGTACAAG ACCAAATACGGTAAAAGTTACACCGAAACCCACGACGCCCAGCGCAAGCAACTCTTCCTCGCCACCGATGCATTCATCGCGAAACACAACAGCCAAACAAAGGCGACCTTTCTGATGGAACACAATCAATTCTCCGACATG ACGACCGCCGAATTCCAGAAATATCTAGGTTTAGTGATGCCAGATAATAGAACTCGATCATTGGAATCGCTAATAACAATTGAAGTGAAAGATCAAACAATCCCTACCAGC TTGGACTATCGTTCCAACGATTGTCTGCCGCCCGTTAAAAACCAAGGACAG TGTGGAAGTTGCTGGGCATTCGGTGCCATTGCTCCAATCGAGTTTGCTCAATGCAAGAAGTATGGTTCTCTCGTCGTTTTAAG CGAACAACAATTGATCGATTGCGACCCATACGACAGCGGCTGCGGTGGCGGATGGTACACCAACGCTTGGAATTACCTGCAAAATGTGGCCGGCGGATCAGCCCAGCAGTCGCTCTACCCTTACACAGGCAAT GGCGATTCTTGCAAATTCACCTCATCCATGATCGGGGCACGGATTTCTGCCTACGGTTACCTGGAAACTCCAAACGCCGCCAACATGCAAGCAGCTCTGCAGATCTACGGCCCCATCTCAGTTGCAATTACCgtcgtctcttctttccaaaATTACgc GAGTGGCGTCTACACAGACTCCGCATGCGACAATATGAATGTCAATCACGCTGTGGTCGTCGTCGGCTGGGGAACCGCTAACGGAATCGACTACTGGATCGTCCGCAACTCGTGGGGAACCGGATGGGGACAATCGGGTTATATTCTGATGGAACGCGGAGTCAACAGGTGCCAAATCGAGTCATATCCGGCCGCCGTGATCGTTTAG